The sequence below is a genomic window from Mytilus edulis chromosome 2, xbMytEdul2.2, whole genome shotgun sequence.
aaggtaaatcacaaaaatgctgaactccgaggaaaattcaaaacggaaagtcccttatcaaatggcaaaatcatatgataaaatatatcaaatgcggtaaatagtctaattcggtaggtcacattcgtgaaaagggaaagggattgtagttaaggAACattatccgatatcatctgtatgACGGATATTCCACAACGGTCGACCAACTCACATGATGATGTCCGTAAaatcttttttgtcgtaaagttgttttcaaccgaccctcatagtcaatttttagATATAggtcctaatcaaatgacaaaatcaaaagcccaaacacaccaaaacgaatggttaacaactgtcatatttctgacttggtacaggcattttctcatgtagaaaatggtggattgaacctggttttatagcgttaaacctctcacttgtatgacagtcgcatcaaattccgttatatttacaacgatgtgtgaacaaaacaaacattataggtaaaatagtcacAAAAtgagtacagcagtcatcattgtgtcacaatctcaaaaacaaacaaacatttaacaaaaaagcacaaaaagcatctaatGATCTATGATTTGACTTTTTGATGGTTTATCTCGTGATCTATGATCCAAGCACACCGACAGACACAAATCTTTATTCAGCATGCTTCTGGGTGTTGCGGGAGTTCTCACTGTGCTGTGCAGAAAACAGGTCAAGGCGACAAGCACAGTGAGAAAATTCAACAACACACAGAAGCATGCTACAGCTGTCCCATAAAGAATAAGAATGAAGGAAAATCTGGAATCATATAAAATCTAATGTCGGAAAGACACGAATAAAATAAACCCAACTTGAAGCCATTATTAGGAGTGGAAATTTGAGAATGAAAGTCCATATAAATGTTATTTGCACAAAATTTTCAATTCCAAAGCCGAAAAATTAGCGGGGACAAAACCAAACGTATAAACTCAATCTGAAACTCATCCTAGTAGACTTGCATACTCAATACCGGATCACTATGGGAAGGCgtttaaaaaaagtcaatataACTTCACATAATTTTCAAAGTCCATGGACCcgttatttcaacaaaaattagcGGAACAAAACCATGCAAGCGCAACCTTTGATCTGTAACTGAtcatagtaaaaataaaaaatcagttgaatatGTGAAGGCGTTTAAAAAAAATTCGTATTACTGTTCGTTGCGGAATGACGGACATACGGAATGATGGAATGGCTGATAAGGGTAAATATACGGCACTTTGTGGTTGAGCCATAACAATTGAAATGCAtacttttaaagatttgtttcCGTTTGTATATAACTTCCTTGATCTGTACAAATACTTAAactattttttgtcatttggaTAACAAAAGTATGATTTAAAAATTATGCAAACAACGCAGCTATAcaatcaattttatttcaaaacagtTACTCTTTCAGTGTCATTCACAGGTTCTTGTTTGTCAGCCATTTTTTCTATCAGGTTAAAAGTTACTTCTGATTTAACTTTTCCAGTATAATCTTTGACTATGTCTCCATCTGATTTAAAATTCGCTGTATTAAGAGTGGAAGTCTCCTTCCTAAAAATGAATTATTAGACTTGTTGTTCATGAATAAATACTAACAGTATAACTTTAAGCAACGTAACTCCTGTAAAAGTCATTTAATGTCGAAACAATAGGCAACAAAATATAAGTATAAGTAAACAATTGATATATTCAAAGGTATTCGAATGCACGCAGTAGTTGAAAGTTTGCCttagactactataacactattACAGTAGTATCAGTGTTTGCTGACATGAACTCATGCTTCCTTTAATTCTAATATTGACGGATGAACATCAAGGCAGAATAGATTTTATACGTCGTCAACAATTTAGTTTGTACCAAACTATAGAAAAACGATTATTACTTCAAAATACCAAATTTAAAGATTgaacacagtttttttttataagtttatgaattgaaaaatgcATTGTTGGAAAGCTGTCTTATTgccaattataccacatctccttattttcatcaGGAATAACTTATAAACTTGTTTGCAATATATATAGAGGATATCACCACCAAACGCTTGGGGATCTGTTGATGAAACAAATTAAATCATATTTCCGTAAAAAATCCTCGAATGTAATAACATCTGTAGGTTTAGACCATAAGCATGCAAAATACCATCTATGACGCTGTTCGTTCAAATCGTTTTTAAGATGTGATCATTTATCAATAATGGTATTTTCTGCAGAAGGTGATTTGGGATAGCAACTTACTAGAATTTGTAGTATCAGTTTTATCTATCTCTTTACATTGAACTCTTACGCGAAAACAAAACATTGTTGAAGGCATTTTAGCTGATATAACAATGCAATGACCGAAACCAATGCCGTATATAAAGGCTTTAAGCGTTAAACACAGTTTATCGAAAATAGTAAACTTTACATTAAATGAATTGTAAAGAAGGGTTATATCTAAACCTCGAATTGTGACATGTTTAAGAAATTTGAGTTCTGCTAACAGTATTAACATTGAGAGTACACGGTAATTATCTAACAGCTTATGTagatgttataacatgtacattaTGTTGAAAACGCGGGTGGGTGTAGTGTTTATGAAACTCAACATTACCTCCTCTTTTTGATCTTTTTACAGTATAAAACTACCAGCACAGCAATAAGAATTAAGATGAGGTATGCTGTAGCACCTGATATGAGTCCAGTTCTGACGTCtttttcttctgaaaaaaaaaacagcaaataaaaataatacactaGAATAACTGACATGGATTTCATTTTCATCTAGTGTGACCTGGAACATTATTTTCATTGCCTGATACAATCTATTCCACCTATGATATATCATAATAAACCAATCCTGAAAATTACTTAAACCAGttactataaaaacaataataacctGACCATGAATAGTTATGTGGTTGGCTTTGATAGACATTTACCTTGTAATCATGGGcagataaaaatgtaaaaaaacaaccaGTCTGAGACTAGTCCTTGACAGACAGGAACCTTGTTATCAAGGGCACACAGCAATGTGGTACAAGAACCATGTGATTGACTTATAACAGACAGAAACCTTGTTAATATAATGAGCAGATAGCAATGTGGTAAAAGGACCAGACTAGTCCCGTGTTTGACTTTGACAGACAACTGTCAACCTTTTTATCATAGTCAAATAACAATGTGTTAAATAACCTCGTGGTTGACTTTGAAAGACAAGAACCTTGATATTATGAACTGATAGCAATATGATAAAATAACCACTAAATATATTTTGGCATGTCACAAGTTTTCTTTCTCCAAGTTCTGTTAATGTTTCAACAATGTTTTAGGATCTATACTGACTGTTCAATACATGGCTTACTTTCAGATGGACCAAATATCATTTCCGGATCTATCATCTCACACCGTATACCAACATATTTAGTATAACATCTGGAATCGAAAGAAAATAGGCTtcaggttacaagagcgcaattacttgtttacattttaccggaagatggtactcagaatagaatcctatacggcttctgattggttgatacaggattggagttacatttaatcgaaagcttatccaattaggtttaaaaattgccgaaaatcatattcacattttacgaagtatagaaaatatcttcaatttctgcacgtcggagccattaaaaatatgcctttttcattaagcgaaaaaagtagacgatttttttcaactgcattttaagtcaatttgagccgcatgaccctatattttttgttggttgtaatgcaacactggcatttgtactaacaggaactgccacccgtttttccctagtttgtgtagtcttcgagaaaaaaaatacggaacactagtggtaccctatggaaaatgcattacgcataattgcgctcttgtaaccttcAGTATCATGCATCCAAAcaagtaaacaatattttatattaactttaaacacttccacactaaaaaaaaaacagaaactgctttattatatgcctttttgtgcttcttggttacatttgttgtttttatagtgattaagatgataacacaatgttgactgctgtacccctatttttgacatttttacctactatgtctgtttgttttgttcacgcatcggtgactatataatggaatttgatgcgactgtcatacaagtgagaggtttagctagctataaaaccaggttcaatccaccattttctacatttgaaaatgcctgtaccaagtcaggaatatgacagttcttgtccattcgtttttgatgcgttttgttatttgattttgccatgtgattatggactttccgaattgattttcctctgagttcagtatttttgtgattttactttttattaattcAATATTACGGTACATACGAGGTTTTACGTTCCTTTATTCAACAATTATTGGTATACGCAAGAAGGTTGATGATAATTTGTGCAAACATCTTGGAAACATCCACCGTCCAATCTATGGAATGCAGGTGGGTGGTCGTTGCATATTCTTATTATTTTGTTGTAGACGGTTTCAGTTATCTTCGTTTAAATAAtgtattgttatgtttttttggtttttattatcCAAGTTCTATTAAAAGGTAAAAtctaaaaaatactgaacttcgaggaaaatttataacggaaagtccttaataaaatggcaaaatcaaaagctgaaacacaccAAACGAACGGATGataactgtcgtattcctgattTCTTATCATAgatgtggattaaacctggttttatagctagctatataTGACAGtccagtgttccagctaggccgttttcagagggcgcggcgcccgcccttttccgagtggcgccctgtgccctttttacagtttccagggcgccctgccttttttgaagatcgattgcatattaatttgcgtattgatatgatacgctaattactaaattttacctagggaaaagattatgactttgtttaccaccccaagctaatcaatggttacaactggtgtcataatctgttgttataggtaatccgtttatcggatgggtcattaatgatcatcaacattaattcgttcaaatagaatcggtcagtcggcaattatctttgaagaaatgtgcatacaacaacttgggcacaatttgcgatgtttaccgtagtttcatggaagaaacgtaatgacagaaagttggaaaaccattataaactcgttgaagacattgttttacttgttttctgtaaaataaacagaaaattcagacgtatttgtcattgactgccttcattttttatgcgaaaataacaaaatcggccgccatattgtgatcatatttacatcatatttacgtactgtttataatcctccaaagaaggagcacacccaaataaagaaagataactcaatctgatttttttcctagcattgagtaacccatttacatattctaaaatgtgtctccatacttcttgcttaagaatatatatgtttaggtatttattttgagttatgggaaaagttaaagagggtcttagtagcagtgttggtagggtgccttggtcatctttttctgtattctttatttttgatactatttttcactgttgctttatatcctaaaattgtgaatttactgagcacagctgttttgtgctgtattgccatcaagcacagcaggggtagaaaggtgaaactggtaaaatgtggtagaccatagaaacagtatgaaacagatctcctttcaaaacatactgcatataaagttcaactgtgccaagcaatgataaaaaaaacttgtgtgacaagctgcttgacaagtttttcagccttaaaagtagaaagatagagttctatatgggctaaagatgttgttcttgtataacctgtgattcaacgaataaacacaaatgtttgattaacatcttttattaaaatatgcccttttcatattatcatatcgcgcgttaaatgccctttttcaggattggcaccctgcccttttgaaaacctagctggaacactgcagTCGTATAAATTCTattgtattgacaacgatgtgtgaataaaacaatcagaccaggggcggatccagccatttaaaaaaggggggttccaactatatgtccccattcaaatacattgatcgtccaaaaaaaggggggttccaacccccggaaccctccccctggatccgccactgcagacataataggtaaaaatgtcaataatagggTTACAACAGTCAAAATTGTGATATATTCTGAatcactattaaaaaaaatgtaacaaagaagcacacgGTACTCACGCACATTGCACTATTCTGTCTCCTACTTCTGCACACGGTAGTCACGCACATTGCACTATTCTGTCTCCTACTTCTGCACACGATACTCACGTACATTGCACTATTCTGTCTCGTACTTCTGCACACGATACTCACGCATATTGCACTATTCTGTCTCCTACTTCTGCACACGATACTCACGCACATTGCACTATTCTGTCTCCTACTTCTGCACACGATACTCACGTACATTGCACTATTCTGTCTCGTACTTCTGCACACGATACTCACGCATATTGCACTATTCTGTCTCCTACTTCTGCACACGATACTCACGAACATTGCACTATTATGGCTCCTACTTCTGCACACGATACTCACGTACATTGCACTATTCTGTCTCGTACTTCTGCACATGATACTCACGTACATTGCGCTATTCTGTCTCGTACTTCTGCACACGATACTCACGCACAATGCACTATTCTGTCTCCTACTTATGTACACGATACTCACGCACATTGCACTATTCTGTCTCCTACTTCTACAGCAAAGCATGATCCACCATTTAAACAGGCCAAAGTTTGTGTTTCGTTATATGTACAACCTAGTCTATGGTTTTCTGGAATCGTTTGGTTATTTATATTGTACTTCATTTTGCTGACAGTTGAATTTTCAGTAGAACTTCTCATACAACCctctgttgaaaaataaaaaccgTAAGAAAGCATTTGTGACAATTACAGCTATTTGCTATTTTCAATATACATTAGACAGTTTTATTAATGAAAAGTTACAAGAATAAAGTATGACAATGTTTCatggattcggaaacaagtttggaacaacttatataaatccgtctcccaaCATGAGAATGTTAGTTTTGATTACTGCATCGCCCTTGTAATAAATATTACTAAAGGACAGGGATACGGGATATTAGTAGGCTATTATACCGTATTAGATGAGATTTTGTAATGCATTATTACATATTTAGTTAGTGATTTTTCTAAAACAGGCCTGTTTTACAGCTTTAttagaattaaaatttgaattaaagacCGAAAAAAAGGTGGTCAAGTTAATTAACTTAGAGTTTATGGAACAGTTTTGAGTAAACACTATACCCTTAGTACTTAAATTGCTTAAATGTACGAAAATAACCTTCAGTCGGTTAAAACATCGCACATGGGACCGGCGCTGCAAACGATTATGTAATACTTTTACCGATGAAATAAACTTTGGACAAAACACTTGATCAGAGATGTCGTCCCGATTGAACGCCACCAATTGGTTATCAGAACTATGTATTATTTGACATATTGATATTGAATGCGACTTGTTTTCTGTCGAGAGAGTGAAAAAGattgaaaaactaaatatataaaaaatatatatcgagATACCTGTGAAAACAACCACCAGACTGTAGCATGGAAACAATAGGCTCAGTAATGGCATGTTTGGTTCCCTGAAAATGTTCGAAAAAGTTCATACAGATAAGGTGGTAAAATATACAGCTCTCATGAATTATCATGTGTAAATCTCTATTAAAAACGATGTGCTGAATGTGTTTTATTGTTCAATTTTCCTAAAAGTACATCTTGTTTGTATTTCCAAAATGTTAGATCTCCAGATTTATCATGAAACCTATAAACCATGAAGATCATAATAAATGCTTCTTTTAATACACGTAAAAATACCTTGTTGCAACGACGCTTTGCATCTATCAATATCATGCGTTTGTCTTCCactgtattttgtttaaattgtgaacCATTACGTTTGATAAATCATTATACAACCAAAAACTTACTGTTCGAAAAAAAATCCCTGTAACTATAACATGCATACCCGAACATCAATTGATTACGATATCATAATGTAATATTATTTAAGATATTTGTGGCATGAATTCCGAGTTGGTTTTTCCCCATGTAATTCCACTCTTAATTTTCGTCCACACCTCCACATTTAATAAGCATGCCCACCCTTTTGACAACGCCCCCGGGTATAAGTATCATTCATGCCAGGTACATgttattaagataaaaaaaaaaaaaaaaaaaaaaaccatatcaattgttaacatataaaattgagaaaggaaatggtgaatatgtcaaagcgacaaccacccgaccatagagcaaacaacagccgaaggcaaccaatgggtcttcaatgtagcgagaattcccgcacccgtaggtgtccttcagctggcccctaaaatatgcataatagtacagtgataatggacgtcatactaaactccgaattatatacaagaaactaaaatttaaaatcatacaagactaacaaaggccagaggctcctgacttgggacaggcgcaaaattgcggcggggttaaacatgtttatgagatctcaaccctccccctatacctctagccaatgtagaaaagtaaaacaataacaatacgcacattaaaattcagttcaagagaagtccgagtctgatgtcaaaagatgtaacaaaagaaaataaataaaatgacaataatacataaataacaacagactactagcagttaactgacatgccagctccagacctcaattaaactgattgaaagattatgtcttcatcatatgaatatcaggtataatccctcccgttaggggtttagtatcatactatcataaaatatatgagaagaacataacccgtgtcatgccaacaactgtttttttagaaataaatgtgtttagttccgatgcaaagaccctatcagtgaatcaatgttaaagccaaaatatgcaatctttaatgacctgacaacagtatcgtaactatatccccttttaataagtctatttaaaggttttgttagtttctgaggagaatactgacatttttgtgctttataaagaatatttccataaaattttggatgtgaaatacctgaacgtataagatgtctgcatgttgagttatatttacgaattatttccttataccggtgataaaatttagtaaatgttttgaccagtttgtgatatcgaaaaccctggtgtaataatttttcagtaatacataaatttctctcgctaaaatctaatacattgttacatacacgagcgaatcgtacaagttgagatatataaacaccataagatggtgacaagggaacgtcaccatctaaaaatggataattaacaataggaaatgaaaaatcatctcttttatcataaatttttgtattaagcttcccgtttatgatatagatatcaagatcgaggaaagggcagtggtcattgttatcattagctttatttaaagtaagttctacaggataaatttctttagtatacatactgaagtcgtcattatttagagc
It includes:
- the LOC139513711 gene encoding uncharacterized protein, with the translated sequence MPLLSLLFPCYSLVVVFTEGCMRSSTENSTVSKMKYNINNQTIPENHRLGCTYNETQTLACLNGGSCFAVEVGDRIVQCACYTKYVGIRCEMIDPEMIFGPSEKEKDVRTGLISGATAYLILILIAVLVVLYCKKIKKRRKETSTLNTANFKSDGDIVKDYTGKVKSEVTFNLIEKMADKQEPVNDTERVTVLK